The Candidatus Paceibacterota bacterium sequence CGCTGACCAGCATAAAGATCTGGGCGCAGGCAGCCAGCAGCCAGGCGCGGGTGAAGACCCCATACGCAGTCAGGGCGACCGCGAGCAGACTCGTTACCGCCAGCCAGGCAGGCGCCCCAATCTTCGGCTCGAGCCAGCCGTAGAGCACGCCCACCGTGGCCAGGGCATATAGCCCTTGCCAGACGACGCCAATTTGGGATCGCAATTGCAGGATCGTCTCCCTCTGCCACCAATGACTCAGCCCGAGGGTAATGGCGATCATCACCGCCGGATTCCACCATGGCGGCAATGGGCTGGCGGCCGAGGCATTGAAGACCCACGCCAACTGCGCGAGCAGCAAGTAGCCCTGGCTGAGCAGAGTCACTTCGCGCACACGCAAGACGTAAATGGAGAGCGTTAGGAGCAACGCCTCCATCGCCAACACCAACGGGAAGTTGTTCTGGCTGGTATTGTCCCAGGTGACGACCAACCAGATGACCAGCGCGAGCACGGTGAAGTAGCTTGGCTGCGGGCGCAGCAGCACTTCGGTGGCCGCCGCGGTTTGGCGGTGAGCCAAGACGGTGTTTACCATCATCAGCGCGCCCAACCCCACGCCAAGCCACAGCCCGGGGGTGTCGAACTCCTGCATCCCGTCCATGCCCCAGCCGACCGCCAACGCCGCGGAGATGTAGGCCCCAATCCGCAAGACCAGGTTCTGGCGGTGCTGGCCGGCGATAAGCAGGAACACGCTCTCAACGGCGAGAATCAACGCAAGCTGCAGGCCGGAGAACCTGGCGATAAAGCCCACCGTCACCAGCAGCAAACCCTGCGTGAGGTAGGAGTTCTTTGCGTGGGCTTCGGCCGCCAGGAAGCGCCGCGCGGCCTCCGCCAGCACCAGCAGCCCAACTCCGTAGCTCAAGGCGAATTTCCAGAATCCGCCGGTCTGGACTTGCAGCATCGTCAGGACGAAGCCTGCGAAGAAGGCTCCGTTATTGAGCGTGAGGAAGCTGGCACGGTTTTGCCCGGCGAACTTCTCGTCCCGGGAGAGGAAGACTGCGGCGGTGAACAGCAGCCAGTAGCTGATGAGAAACCAGGTGCCCGCCCAAAGTCCTTGTTCCGGCGAGGCCCAGTGCCAATGGCTGCCGCTGAAGAAGCGCCAGAAGGCATACGCGGTGTAAGTGGCCGCGAGGCTGGCGAAGGTGAGCGTGGCCCATCGGTTGCGGACCAGGAAGAACACCGCCGCCGCGGTCAGGACCAGGTTCGAGTAAAGCGTGAAGTAGCCGACGCGCGTGATGATCGAGGTATAGTAAGCGAGCCCCACAGCGAACAACGCCAGCACCTCGGACTTCTTTCCGTCGGCAATCCACACCATGAAGGCCGCCCACGCCAGCAACAGACCGCCATCCAGCCCGGGGCTGGCAATGATCCGCAGACGTTCGATGTGGTGCGCGGCGTAGGTGGTGAAATAGACGGCGGCCAGGCCGCCCGCGAAGAGCACTTGCGCGTAGTTCTTGAGGGATTCTTTGACCGCTCTGCGCTGCCACCACCCGCCGGCTAGCAGCAATGCCGCGCTGGCAAGGTACAGCAGGGCAACCTTGCCGCCCGGCCCAAGCTGGCTGATGAAGTTCTGGTAGGCGAGGTTCCCGAAGAAGACCAGCGCCGTGAGCACCATCACAATGCCCACGCGCACCAGCCAGTAAGTGCCCAGGCGCATCTCGAACGAGCCTTTCTCGCCGGTTGTCGCTGTGGTTACCACGGGTGGCCTGTTTGGCGGTGTGGCCGCCGGCGGCACGGTGGACACCTTTGTTAATGCGGGGGGAATGCGAACGCTGATTCGCGGCACGACCGGCTCGGGGCGAATGATGGGCGGAACTGCCGTCGAGGGAGTGGCAACAGGCTTGGCAGCCGGCTGCTGTGCATTGGGTGGCCTTTCCGGTCGGGGGGCTGCCAGCGCCGCTGCGTCCGGTCGCGCCACATTAAGACGCTCCTCCAACGAGCTGAGGTGTGCGGACAACTGGGCCAGCTCGTGCGCCAGCCGGGCTTGTCGCTCTTTCAGCCGCTCCAATTCCAACCGCTCTGGTTCGTTCATAACCGTGTTTTCCTGGCGCCGTCGGCGCTAACTCCTCCCAGCTGCCCCCGTTATCTGGCGGCGAGGAGGTCGCCCAGGGCAGGAGCCGGGACTTTCGGCTGCGCGCTAAACTGCCCACAAGCATGCCCGAAATAGCACACCATCCAGAACGCTGCCGAGACTAGGAGCAGGGCCGCAAGCATGCCAGCGCAAACTCGAAGCTTCCGGACCCGCAGCGTGTGCTGATTCGTTTTCATGCCGCAAACCTAGCCCCATACGGTGCCAGGGTGTTAATTGATAAACTTTGCGGCAGTATTGGTTTAACCGATGGGCTGGTTTCATTCCGCGGAGTGTATGCGGCGGGGCGTTGGCTGAAGCTCATGCCAGAGGGTTGGCGTGGCATTGACGGGGCTCGCGGAAGGCGTTGGAATAGAGGCGAGTTTGGCGTTGGAAAGAATGCCGGTATGGGGTAAGTGATAGCTTATGAGTGAGCGTTTTGACTCGATCTACGCGCACGGCATGATCCGGGCGGCGGTGTGCATCCCATCGCTACGCGTGGCCGACCCGGCCTTTAACCTGGAGCGCACGCTGGCGCTGGCCCGGCAGGCGTCCCGGGCCCAGGTAGCCGTCGCGCTGTTCCCTGAGCTGGGCCTTTCGGCCTACTCGAACGACGATCTGTTTCACCAGGACGCGCTGCTGGACGCCAGCAAAGCGGCTGTGGCGCAGTTGGTCAAGGCGAGTGCCGCCTTAACCCCCGTGCTGGTGGTGGGGTCGCCGCTAATGTTCGAGGCCAAGCTGTTCAATTGCGCCGTGGTGATCTACCGCGGGCAGGTGCTGGGGCTGGTGCCCAAGACCTACTTGCCGAACTACCGCGAGTACTACGAGAAGCGGCAGTTCGCCTCCAGTCGCGACGCGGTGAGCCGCGAGGTCACCTTCTTGGGCAAGCGCGTGCCGTTTGGCAATGACTTGGTGTTCGAGGCCGGCAACTTCGAGGGCTTCCGGCTGCATGCGGAGATTTGCGAGGACGTGTGGGTGCCTGTTCCGCCCAGCACCTATGCGGCTATGGCGGGGGCAACCGTGCTGCTCAACCTCTCGGCCAGCAACATCACGGTCGGCAAGGCGGAATACCGACGCAACCTGTGCGCGGGCCAGTCAGGGAAGTGCATCGCCGCGTACCTGTATTCGTGCGCCGGGCCGGGCGAGTCCACGACGGACCTGGCCTGGGACGGGCACGCGCTGATCCACGAAAACGGCGACCTGCTGGCGGAGTCGGCGCGATTTGCCGACAGGGAGCAGATGATCACGGCGGACGTGGACCTGGAGCGGCTGATGCACGACCGGATGCGGTTGGGCAGCTTCAGCGATTCGGTGGCGGACCACCGCGCGCGCCTGCGGGAGATGCGGCGCATTCCATTCGAGTTTCGAGTCCCGAGAGGCCGCGTGGCGTTGCGGCGGGAGTTCCCCCGTTTCCCCTACGTGCCGAGCGACGCGCGCGAGCGCGACCAGAGGTGCTTCGAGGCCTACAACATCCAGGTGCACGGCTTGCTGAAGCGGTTGTCGAACGCGGGCATCAAACGAATAGTCATCGGCGTCTCGGGCGGACTGGACTCGACGCAGGCGCTCATCGTGGCGGCCCGGACGATGGACCGGCTGGGGCCGCCGCGGAAGAACATCCTGGCCTACACCATGCCCGGATTCGCCACCAGCGAGCTGACGCTCCGCAACGCGCACAAACTGATGAAGGCGCTGGGCGTCACTGCCAGCGAGATTGACATCCGGCCGTCGTGCGCGCAGATGTTCCGCGACATCGGGCATCCATTTGCCGGCGGCAAGCCCGTGTATGACGTCACCTTCGAGAATGTGCAGGCGGGCGAGCGCACCTCGCACCTCTTTCGCCTGGCCAACCAACACAACGCGCTGGTGCTGGGCACGGGCGACCTGAGCGAACTGGCGCTGGGCTGGATGACTTACGGCGTCGGCGACCACATGTCGCACTACAACGTGAACTGCTCGGTGAGCAAGACGCTGATCCAGCACCTGATCCGGTGGGTCGTGTCGTCGGGGGAGTTCGACGCGGCCACCAATAATGTGCTGGGGGCGATCCTGGCGACGGAGATTTCGCCCGAGCTCGTCCCCCACGCGAAAGGCAGGTCCGCCCGCCCGGCCCAGAAGACGGCGGACGTGGTGGGGCCTTACGAGCTGCAGGACTTCAACCTCTACTACATCACGCGGCATGGGTTCCGGCCCAGCAAGGTCGCTTTCCTGGCCTGGCACGCGTGGGGCGACAAGAACCGCGGCGCCTGGCCCGACCTGCTGCCGGCGGAGAAGCGGCACCAATATGACCTGCGGACCATCAAGAAGTGGCTGGGGGTATTCCTCTATCGCTTCTTCAAGATCAGCCAGTTCAAGCGCTCGGCGATGCCCAACGGCCCGAAGGTCGGCTCCGGCGGCGCGCTCTCTCCGCGCGGCGACTGGCGCGCCCCCAGCGATTCCGAGGCCGAGGTGTGGTTGAGCGAGTTGCGAGACAACGTGCCGAGCTAAGCGTCAAGGCCGCTTCAGCTCTCGCGAGCGCCAGAGGTAGTAGATGGCGGGATAAACGAGCAACTCCATGATCGTGGATGTGATGACGCCGCCAATCATCGGGGTGGCGATGCGTTTCATGACATCGGCGCCGGTGCCGTGGCTCCAGAGAATGGGTGCGAGGCCGGCGACGATGACACACGCAGTCATGGCCTTCGGGCGAACGCGTTTGACGGCACCGTGGTAGATGGCGTCGCGGAGGTGAGCGAGATTGCCCATCAGACCGCGCTTCTTCCAGTTCTCGTAGGCGAGGTCGAGGTAAAGGAGCATGACGACGCCGGTCTCGGCGTCCAGGCCGGCCAGGGCGACGATGCCGACCCATACCGCGACACTGAAGTTGTAGTCTAGCAGCGCGAGAATGCCGATGGCTCCGACCAGGGAGAATGGCACGGCGAGCATAACGATGGCGGTCTTTATGGCCGAGCGGGTGTTGAGGTAGATGATGAGAGTGATGATGAGCAGGGTCAGTGGGACGACGATCATAAGGCGGTGCTTGGCCTTGACCATGTATTCGTATTCGCCGCTCCAGAAGAGGTTGTAGCCGATAGGGACCTTAATCTCGCCTTTGGTGACGGCTTCGTTGACGGCGCGCATGGCCATCTGGACGTAGGTGCCAACGTCAATATCTTTGACATCCACGTAGATCCAGGCATTGGGGACCGCGGCTTCGCTCTTGATGCCCATCGGGGCGCGAACGGTTTCGATGGTGGCGAGTTGGCCGAGGGGAACTTGCGCGCCGGTGGGCGTGGGGACGACGATTTCCCGCAGGGCGCCGAGGTTCTCGCGGAAGTCGCGGCTGTATCGAAGGTTGACGCTGTAGCGCTCCAGGCCCTCAACGGTGGTGGTGAGCGGCATGCCGCCGAGAGCGACTTCGAGCACGTCCTGCACGTCGGCAACGTTGAGGCCGTGACGGGAGATAGCGTCACGGTCTATGTTGAACTGAATGTAGTTGCCGCTCATGGTGCGCTCGGCAAAAGCGCTGAGGGTGCCGGGCACCGTCTTGACGACCGTTTCGACCTCCGCTGCCACGCGTTCCAACTCAGCCAGGTCAGGGCCGGCAATCTTGATTCCAACGGGCGTCTTGATGCCGGTGGCGAGCATGTCAATGCGGGTCTTGATGGGCATGGTCCAGGCATTGTTGAGGCCGGGGAACTGGATGGCGGAGTTCATAG is a genomic window containing:
- a CDS encoding DUF2339 domain-containing protein, translating into MNEPERLELERLKERQARLAHELAQLSAHLSSLEERLNVARPDAAALAAPRPERPPNAQQPAAKPVATPSTAVPPIIRPEPVVPRISVRIPPALTKVSTVPPAATPPNRPPVVTTATTGEKGSFEMRLGTYWLVRVGIVMVLTALVFFGNLAYQNFISQLGPGGKVALLYLASAALLLAGGWWQRRAVKESLKNYAQVLFAGGLAAVYFTTYAAHHIERLRIIASPGLDGGLLLAWAAFMVWIADGKKSEVLALFAVGLAYYTSIITRVGYFTLYSNLVLTAAAVFFLVRNRWATLTFASLAATYTAYAFWRFFSGSHWHWASPEQGLWAGTWFLISYWLLFTAAVFLSRDEKFAGQNRASFLTLNNGAFFAGFVLTMLQVQTGGFWKFALSYGVGLLVLAEAARRFLAAEAHAKNSYLTQGLLLVTVGFIARFSGLQLALILAVESVFLLIAGQHRQNLVLRIGAYISAALAVGWGMDGMQEFDTPGLWLGVGLGALMMVNTVLAHRQTAAATEVLLRPQPSYFTVLALVIWLVVTWDNTSQNNFPLVLAMEALLLTLSIYVLRVREVTLLSQGYLLLAQLAWVFNASAASPLPPWWNPAVMIAITLGLSHWWQRETILQLRSQIGVVWQGLYALATVGVLYGWLEPKIGAPAWLAVTSLLAVALTAYGVFTRAWLLAACAQIFMLVSGVQFALQLSEAKPAWALALLPIAALGLLSYGTTNWFARKPDPAGRVSQPLLQIALVYRWVALAMSMWWVSAYIPSRERIWLLALLGLCIFLWAGWQRNREALLFSVPYTAVALGLFWLPLIEAPRIYWPNLLAIIILLAQRQLARRLPDRYPLPPEIHTTAILVGGLSLWRFLSLWVLEQQPGGFYLTAGWSLLALGFFTVGIVLRERMYRWMGLGVLACALGRVVIFDVWKLETLYRILSFMALGIVLLVLGFIYNKYQEKLKEWL
- a CDS encoding NAD(+) synthase — its product is MSERFDSIYAHGMIRAAVCIPSLRVADPAFNLERTLALARQASRAQVAVALFPELGLSAYSNDDLFHQDALLDASKAAVAQLVKASAALTPVLVVGSPLMFEAKLFNCAVVIYRGQVLGLVPKTYLPNYREYYEKRQFASSRDAVSREVTFLGKRVPFGNDLVFEAGNFEGFRLHAEICEDVWVPVPPSTYAAMAGATVLLNLSASNITVGKAEYRRNLCAGQSGKCIAAYLYSCAGPGESTTDLAWDGHALIHENGDLLAESARFADREQMITADVDLERLMHDRMRLGSFSDSVADHRARLREMRRIPFEFRVPRGRVALRREFPRFPYVPSDARERDQRCFEAYNIQVHGLLKRLSNAGIKRIVIGVSGGLDSTQALIVAARTMDRLGPPRKNILAYTMPGFATSELTLRNAHKLMKALGVTASEIDIRPSCAQMFRDIGHPFAGGKPVYDVTFENVQAGERTSHLFRLANQHNALVLGTGDLSELALGWMTYGVGDHMSHYNVNCSVSKTLIQHLIRWVVSSGEFDAATNNVLGAILATEISPELVPHAKGRSARPAQKTADVVGPYELQDFNLYYITRHGFRPSKVAFLAWHAWGDKNRGAWPDLLPAEKRHQYDLRTIKKWLGVFLYRFFKISQFKRSAMPNGPKVGSGGALSPRGDWRAPSDSEAEVWLSELRDNVPS